A genomic segment from Necator americanus strain Aroian chromosome III, whole genome shotgun sequence encodes:
- a CDS encoding hypothetical protein (NECATOR_CHRIII.G9406.T1) — MPDFTVAGPLLTAVCYYGTVLGTAELSRRILDKTISKKTSFHRFLIELIGTAQICTCVFENAVIVQHYGVSSFFIATTILGFIFSSTGRGSYGTPLSPIEMLYYGEIRLSRFLLFLLAEMMGGAMAWHIARTLWFHSLQYSQTHMQMFVNSQNMCSIVHQRDFIIVLAYEVAGCFAMRSVLPRLPANIGKYLAPAFIASLFSFAILFIGDSGLDPIVASSLFFGCSGLSAQWFILLYWVCPVVGWMLGAYIDRRQPKSPKKLRRAAKKKSD; from the exons ATGCCTGATTTCACTGTGGCAGGCCCGTTATTGACAGCCGTGTGTTACTACGGAACCGTGTTAGGAACAGCAGAACTTTCTAGAAGAATTCTCGATAAgactatttcaaagaaaacctcATTTCATCGATTTCTCATCGAACTCATCGGAACGGCACAAATTTGTACATGTGTTTTTGAGAACG CTGTAATTGTGCAACACTATGGGGTTTCATCGTTCTTCATCGCGACTACCATACTTGGATTTATATTCAGTTCAACTGGTCGTGGTAGTTATGGTACACCACTTAGTCCTATTGAAATGCTATACTACGGTGAAATCAG ACTTTCTCGATTCCTACTCTTTTTATTGGCTGAAATGATGGGCGGAGCTATGGCTTGGCACATTGCCAGGACCCTATGGTTCCACTCCTTACAGTACTCACAAACGCATATGCAAATGTTTGTCAATAGTCAAAATATGTGCTCCATAGTGCATCAG AGAGATTTCATTATTGTGCTAGCTTATGAAGTTGCTGGTTGTTTTGCTATGCGTTCGGTTCTACCGCGGCTGCCTGCGAATATTGGAAAGTATTTAGCGCCGGCCTTTATCGCTAGTCTGTTCTCGTTTG CGATACTTTTCATCGGTGATTCGGGATTGGATCCAATCGTTGCCTCTTCGCTGTTCTTCGGATGCAGTGGTCTAAGCGCTCAATGGTTCATACTACTGTACTGG GTATGTCCCGTTGTTGGATGGATGCTTGGGGCCTATATTGATCGGCGACAACCGAAATCACCGAAAAAACTTAGACGAGCTGCTAAGAAGAAATCCGATTAA
- a CDS encoding hypothetical protein (NECATOR_CHRIII.G9407.T1), translating to MYIFGERRSQDQSEAKRKEKKEERGRNSREEGQGKAALHYQNLGNYCGREGSNNIYQFAYLCCGEILLFEQAKQRTPVQQHHQQQQQQQSYS from the coding sequence ATGTACATATTCGGTGAACGTCGAAGTCAAGATCAAAGCGaagcgaaaagaaaggagaagaaagaggaaagaggaagaaatagTAGAGAAGAAGGACAAGGTAAGGCAGCACTGCATTATCAAAATCTCGGCAATTATTGTGGTAGAGAAGGAAGCAACAATATTTATCAGTTTGCTTATTTATGTTGCGGTGAGATATTGTTATTTGAACAAGCGAAACAGCGAACACCCGTCCAACAAcatcatcaacaacaacaacaacaacaaagttaTTCTTAG